The genomic window gggagtttttcctctccactgttgcctaaagcttgctcaaatgggattgttgggttttctctataattttttgtataaatattttctgtaaggtcttaaaccttacactgtaaagtgccttgagataacttctgttgtaaattggcgctatacaaataaaattgaattgaattgaatgaagcTGAAAGAGTTTTGATATATTTCAGTggtacagtgaaaatgtttttttcccccagtaAACTGGATTCCATTTAGGTTTTACTTTGgcatataattttaaaaaaatgacaggGGTAGGGGTTTACTGATTCTCCAAATCTATGGTTCGGTGCAGAGCCACAGTTTGGTTTATACTTTagcttctgttttgtttttctctctttctttccttttacaAATATACATGACACTCTGTACCATACCTTAatgcaggggtgtcaaacttAAATTCgcagtgggccaaaattaaaaactgggacaAAGTCGCGGGCCGAACTCAATATATATTGAAAAATTTactgcaattgtgcatgtttttcatctctcaGATATTtaatgttgaaccttttcatatggagacaaactttagttttgagttagggttagggttcgggttcaGCTCTTAGCTGATTGAGTGAAggtgttcatcagtgagacgactcctgagtGGTGTTTGGTTCATCTTCAACATCATAGATATGTTCTGCCGAACATAGAGAGCATTTGAGCAGCTTGGGCACGGAGTTGGGGCAGTGTGTCggggaggaaacatggaaactggtTGGTTAGTGCGCTTTCCACGCCAACCGCAAACAgattactgagcagttcaaatctgcatttctgggTTTTAAAGTCGGCAAATCATTGGTAAACTTGATGCGGAGTACGCTGAGTTTTTTAGTAAACTGTGCACTTGGTATCTTTCATTTGGCcatttttggggaggggtggattAATTTTGTCCAATGTGACTGGTTGCATGGATGCTAATGATTGTGAACAGAAGAGGAGGGGGCACTTGGTAGTCTCGATTGATGCGTTAACAAAACATCCTGGGATTTGCAGTATTAGTGGTCTATGCACTATTTACTGGGGGGcagctctaatacacatttgatattaTCTCGCgggccaaatataattacaccGCAGGTCAGATTTGGCCCACGGGCCTGAGTTTGGCACGTCTGCCTTAATGCATCAGACCTGCAGCCAGTAATACTGCTCTGGACAAAATGTCTGAGGTGTGTTGCAGTTCCAATCTTTGTTTTAGAACCTTTACACACACCCAATATAACAGACAACCGATCCTTGACAGACGAAACTGCATTTTCAGGGAATGTCAGTTCAAGTAAGGAAGCCCATAGAAAAACATCCCTCATGTCTGATTGAACGACCAGCAGCCAAAAGAGTGTGATGGACAAATGTGTCTGATTGTTGGACAGGGTGACTGTGAGGTTCTTCTACTCCAAGTTCCTTCCACTGATTGTCTGTGGACATGGTCTTTAGATCAGAGTCTCCTTGATTTGGTTCAGTCAAGTCTGGGAGTGTTAAGGGGAAGAGTAAGTTATCAATAATTTGAATGGAGTCTGGTTTGAATCACagttttaacattgttttatttttctgcagattCAGCAAAGCAACTTCCTGCTTGGAACTGTTCAAATCAGTTTTCTGTAAATCCCGTAGACACCCCTACTAACCAGGTCCACTTTACTCACCGAACCCCTGCAGCAGGTGAAGTTGTGCCTCTCCCCTGTGTCATGCCCCAACCCAAAAAATCTCTGTTTATTATGCCCCCTTAAAAGGGGcataatatagtaatataatcAGTATTTTATAAAGCTGAGGCGTAACAGAACTGAAGCATATCTGCTTCATTAAACCAATCATAATACATTACACAAGTTACCTTACTTTTTTTTGTGAATAAGGACAAAGTTTTGTATGGGGTTTGACTGAagctatttttgtattttgttctagAAGTTCAACTTGTCCTGTGGATGTGTACACATATAGCACTGTGCCAGACTCCATTCAGAATTGTGATAGTTTAGTTTCTGATGTAGTGGAATTCAGAAGTATGTTACAGGTACGTTTTTGTCTCACCATCAGCAGAGATGAACTGTCCTACAGCAGAAGACACTCCCCCACTTCCCTCCACAAACTGGACCTCAGAGACAATAATGTTGTCTTCCAGAACCGAGCCACAGCCTGTACACACTGCGCTGCCCCGGGCCTGGTCCACGTCTATGTCGCACCCCCCACAGGTCTTGCACGCTCTGGAGCTCATGCTGAAGGGGCGGAAAAAGCCTGCAGGGAGGGATTAGACTAGTTTTACTAAGTTAATATCAAACACAAGTGACATTTTCAGTCAGAAAAGATCTGAAGTTTAATTTCCGAAGgttttctcttttacatttagtcatttatgcGACACTTTTAGCTAGAGTTACTTACAAAAGTGAGGAACAAGACAAAACCTCCAAGTCAAGGAAAAgaactttaaaaagtaaagtgtTCTAGGCAGAACCGTTTCTATTCCATGAAGGTTAAGTGCTTTTTTtcaagatttacatttagttacaAGTTACAAAAAGCAGcttacaagtaaggtacaaagcaaatatctaagccaagaagACGAACTTttaagtaaagtgctctagaaagagctgtttcgGGTTCATGGGATatagtgcctataaaaagtattcacccccttggatgtttcatccttctattgacattataaattagtcataaaaagtcaataaaagttggcgactttgacaaaatatttttagaaaaataccTCAATGTCAAAGTGGAAACGGTTTCCTCAAAGTaatgtgaattaaataaaaatatgttaggtgaaatcagtgttgcattaatattcaccccctttaaagtgactgacctaatccaacagcGGTCCAGCTATTTGGTGCTaatagtcccacaattagtgtAATAGGGATCACCTGAGTccagtataaagacacttgtgtctggaaggtccagtcactggttaatcagtattcctggctaccattacaccatgaagacaaaagaacactcccagcaactcgGAGAACAGGtgattgaaaagcataagtcagggaATGGATACAAACAgatctccaaggcactgaacatcccccagagttcagtgaaatctaTCATgaagaaatgataggaatatgaaacatgtctaaatctgcctagaacaggctgTCCACACAAACTAagtgaccgtgcaagaaggagactagtgagagaggccactaacacactgatgaccaCTCTGAGGGAGTAACAGGCTTCAgaaactgagataggagagactgtacatacaacaactgttgaccGGGTTGTTCACCACcaagctttatgggagagtgtCAAGGAGAAAtacactgttgaagaaaactcatgttaaatcacgaTTTAAGTTCGCCAGTAGGCctgtgaaagactccatggtccagtggaagagggttctttggtctgatgagaccaaaatggtgctttttgtccatcagacaagacgctatgtttggtgCACACCGAACACTGCACATGCTGGTgctggcagcatcatgctgtggggatgcttctcggcAGCCGGCCCCGGAAGGATTGTTAGGGTAAAGGGTAATATGAATGCACGAAAAAATATaagacaatcctggaggacagtCTTATTCAGTCTGCAAGACAACTACGACTTGTGAGAAGATAagttttccagcaagacaataaGCCAACgcatacagcgaaagctacacaggtggtttaccgacaacaatgtgaatgttctggagtggccaagtcaaagcccagacctcaatccaatagagaatttgtagatggacttgaaaagggctgttcacacctgaaCCCCACGCAACCAGtcagagcttgagcagttttgcaaagaagacTGGGATAAAactccagtgtccagatgtgcaagcctaagTGAGACCTATACACACAGACTCAATTCTGTGGTTGCAGCCAAAGgagcatctactaaatactgacctgaagggtctaaatattaatacaaacactgatttcaccttatatgtttttatttaattgacattactttgtagaaacctgttttcactttgacattaatgaggtattttgcTGAATTTATtctgtcaaagtcaccaacttttattgaccatgactgatttataatgtcaataaaaggatgaaacatccaagggggtgaataccTTTTATAGGCATTGTAAGTGCaagattttattgatttattttaaatttaagtgcagagaaagttgtggaagagttctgttttcaggaaGTTtctgaaagttgagagtgagacagctgagcgtgcagaggtgggtagattGCTCCACCATCCTGGAACCACTGAGTTTAGCcagggatcttttgaggtgaggtgaggtgaggggaccacaagacgtgGTTATCTTGCAGAGCGCAGTAAatgggagggattgtagacctggatgagggagttcaggtaggcaggtgctgttgagttgaccactctgtaggtaaGGGTCAGGGCATTAAACTTGATGCAGCAGCTAccggaagccagtgcagagatctgaaaagtactgatcaaaaatgagaggtgctgctgcattttggattatctggaggtgttttttttaaaacaggtaaaaaacaacagaccaacaaaataatatttacatattcCTAAAACCGCTCAGCGCTCATGGAACTGTACATCATTAAGTCACCCTATTAAGGATTTAGTTTGTGCTGGAGCTGGCTGACTTTAAATCTTCCATTTGAGCCAGACTCCATTCACAGATTTGTCAGTTTAGTGTTTCATTGTCTCCAGAACCAGACGATGTTTATATTCCGTTCTTCTCTGTTACCAGTCACATTTTGTTTACGGCAGCTGCCTACGGAGCAACCATACCTGTAGAAACACCGCTGTAAGTTAAAGACGGTCAAACACGTATATAAAACCAAACCTCAAACTGATCCAGCACAGTGCGTCTGTTTACGGACGAACTCACCCACAGTAACGTTAGAAGTCGTTCAGTAGAGAACAATAGAGTCCAGATTGGTGGTAAGTCACGGAGTCTGCTGCTGTAATTTCCTCTTACAATTCATTCTGCTTTTCAATAACAATAAACTACAACTCGCCTCTCTGAACCGCGCATCAATAAAACTGATTATTACTTATCGATCACTGAAATGTTTCCGTTTTTCggtttgttttcttcctgtggCGCTGCGGAGTGACGTCACTGAATCGGATCTCGCGGAGGGGTCAGTTAATGACTCGATGATGGAGAAATGACCCGCAGTTATTAACAACGACGCATTTATACATCATGTGTCCAGTGTTATTTGTAACATCAAAAGTGTGGCTCACTATCCCGGTATAACAGGACTAGACGAATCCGATTCTTGCCTCAAACTGGGACTGGTTACCCCCACCCACCAGAGTAAATGGTTTCTTCCGGCAGTGCGCGATGACGTCGTGTCGTGTTTGAGCGGgtatttctgtgtctgtagtCTTCGCTcgagaaacagaaacatattgACCTGTttttacaaaattaaacaaatagattatttattcataaagaaatacaatttgttttaatttaacgGGGATTGGAGCAGCGGCGCCGGGGGCAGCATGTCCTCAACGGGGAGATGAACTGGGATCAAGTGGAGCTCAACCCAAGGATCATAGCTGCGGTGAGGAGAGGTAACCGGACTCCTTTCAGATATATGACCTGTAATGTTTCATCATTCGCAGTTCAGATTTGTTAAACCTCTATTAGCTCTTGTCTGAGCTTTAAGAAAAAGTTGTAGGTAGGTTTGTATTTTTCCAGTTTCCTCAtgagttatttcagttttcccTGAAACAGCATGTTCCAACCAAATTCCATACAAAATCTGCTTATTTTAAGATGCTCTTATCTCTCGTCCAAGATAAACATTTGGCTATGTGTTAAGATTATTATTGCTGCAGTTACCATGGCAACCCGCTGTCATCTGCCTCCCCCTTTCCAGCCAAGCTAAAGTCTGTCAGGGAGGTTTTATGCATTTCCGATCCAGATCTGCAAAGACTCACTGGTCTGTCCCATTCTGATGTCAAGCAGCTGCTCATTGTTGCTTCCACCGCATGCAGACGACACCCTCCCACACCTGGTGAGTCCATAATGTGATTCAATGTCCCAGAATGATGTCACAGGTTCTCTTAATGTGTGTTTCCTGCGCCTCCAGTGATCCTGCTCCATCACAGGGGGGAGTCCAGCCTTAGGCTCAGTGTAGGCTGTCCAGTACTGGACCAGCTTCTGAGGGGGGGTCTTCCTGTTGGGGGTGTCACAGAGCTATCAGGCGAGAGTGGGGTGGGAAAAACTCAGCTGGCTCTgcagctgtgtctgtctgtacagTACCCGACCGAGTATGGAGGACTGAACTCAGGTCAGTGAACACACCATTACTCAGGTCAGTCAGCCATGTCAGTGAATGCACCATCGTATCACTCTAATTCTAATTATTCTGAAATACcgaatttgggtttttcattagttgtcagttctaatcatcaaaattaaaagaaataaaccctTGAAATATATGaatctgtgtgtaatgcatgaatataatatgcaagtttcactttttgaaaagaattagtgaaataaagcaactttttgatgatattctaattatatgagTAATTTGATTCCTCCTCTGTCCTGGGCTTATTTATATCTGTATAGAGACAACTGAGTgcttttttgttatttgataCAAGAGGAGGGGATTGACTTTTAGttggacttgatttaaaaacgattgtctgcagcctttgtcctgAACATGAGAaattagaaacctggttacacaTATACATGGCAGAGTAATCAGTGTTCTCTAACTCTCTGCAAAGAGActtttctctaatcccctaTACCGAATACAGTAATCAGGTTATTCGTTTACATGACACTTTAGAAATCAGCTTACTAGAGAAAGCCAACCTGGTTAGCTGAGTGCGTGCAAACACGCCGAGTATGCCAACATCTTCCTCCAGATGTGGTGACGTCCTAAACGTATCTCATGTTGATATCATGATATGTTGTCTGATTGTTTAGGACACATTAAATAGGTCAGATTTAGTATGAAGTTTGGTTGGGGTTTTCTCAGTAGACTGTAATAAAAGCATCAATCAACACCTTCTCTGTggaagttttgttttgtgtttagttgGAGCTTTCTCTTGTAGAAGCTTTTATGTCACTTGCAGTGTTAATATAGGTGGAATTTCCATATGGAAGATGTCCTTTCTACTGTATCATATTGGATTAGAGAAAGgattatttaaaatctgtaaatgtTGTGATGGCTTAGTGTTCAGATTCTATCATCCTGGAATTTTTGCATAGTTCCCTATATTGAATACCTACTACTACAACAAACTACACctctgtttaaatgtgtgtttttctctactTGGTTTTGTACAGGAGCAGTTTATATCTGCACGGAGGACTCGTTTCCCGTCAGgcgtctgcagcagctgatccAGGAACAGTCCACTGTGCGCTCGGATGCCCCCCAAGATCTGATCAGCAACCTCCAGTTCAGTGACCATGTTTACATTGAGCATGCTGCAGACCTGGTGAGTTTATGTCACATTTTACCTGAAAGACAGTTTTTTCTGTACTTGTCCCTGCCCTGGTTTTTCTCTGACCCATCTGTTCATCCATAGGACTCTCTCCAAGTTTGCCTGTCCCAACGTGTTCCCCTGTTGCTGGCTCGTGGTCTGGTCCGGCTACTGGTTGTGGACTCAGTGGCAGCTCTGTTCAGGTCTGAGTTCCAGGCTTCTGATTGGTTGCAGAGGAACAAACAGCTGCTCACCTTCTGCTCTGCCCTGCACCACCTGAGTCGGGAGTTCAACACACCTGTCCTTTGCATCAATCAGGTAACGCATCCTGGACAGATTGTGGTATCCTGGACAGGTTGTGGACTCCTGGTCCACATCACCTGGACCAGACTGATCAGGATTGTCAACCACAGGTGTGGTTTCAGTTTTCTTGATACTGCCCTGCAGTGGAACCTCTTGGTCAGACCTCCACCCTGGTGGTGGATTTCATAGTCCCAGGTATGGTTCAAGTGGAACCTATACAGGTGGGTCCAGAAACACAGGAACCACCCCAGCTTCTAAAGGTGACCAGGGGTCTGGATGATGACAAACCAGATCAGACTAGAATGGACATTCTGAGCTTACTGTAGATGAGGAAACAGCCGCTAAGGCTACAGAATGAACTCATGTCCTACATCACGTGAGGGCAGTGACCTGGGTGCCGTGTTGATGTGAAACCGATGTCCCAGAATAGCACAAAACCAACCTTCACACCAACAtagaaaaaccaaaaacaggAAATCTTAGTTTTGTAGCTGAAACCAACAACAattggtttgttttgtcagttcTGATCATGGTGGTTTGGTTTACTTGTTCATACAGCAGCAATCAAATAACTTCTGTTGAAACAAATGGTTTCCCttcttgttttcataatttGATGGTGAAACAGGTAAATTAAATGCCTGTGATTGATTAATACTGATCAGTAATCAATaatctgtgtgtttcaggtcaCAGATGTTTTCAGTGGCTCAGACGACAGTTTGGGGTAAAAACTAACTGTTTCAGTTTATGACAGATAGTCATGGTTTCTATGTCATAATCAAATAATTCAAATCAGACTCAGTTCAAATTTTATTCATACATTTCTTGATTTAAGAGAAACATGAACATAAGTTATATGAAGTgtgctgaatttattttttcacaaaagttcatgtttcatgtaaatttcttcttctcttaGACCTCACTCCTCTAACGTGTCCCCCGCTCTCGGCTTGGTTTGGGCCAATCAGGTGATGGTTCGGCTGATGATGCGGCGTCTTCAGGGGATGATTTTCCATGGTGACCAGAGTAGTGCCCCCCGCAGGCTGGAGGTGGTTTTTGCTCCTCACCTGGCCCAAGATGGGCGGGATGCTGGCATCTGGAGGGAGGGGGTTCAAGGTGTTTCTTCATGATCACATACAGAATtccaaatgttttactttatatgataaatataattttgGCGAGCttaaagacataaagaaattaaagtttgtaaaaatataaaataatatcattatttgtattttgatgCTGTGTGGTCTAGTATACTGTGCTGCCTCGTGAAGTGGTTAGAAGGTTTTAGTTACCTGAGTTAAAACGACAACCGTTCTAGAGGACTAAACAGAAACACGCTTTtattacaaagacaaacacattagtCCACACTAGTTTACATTAGATTCAACCTTGTCATTAAGCAGGTACAAGTACAAGgcaacaaaatgcagtttagcATCTAACCAGAAGTGCAATAAGCAGTAAAGTGCAGAATACACGTGTCTATGAAATGTAGACCAAACATGTGCTCAAAATTTGATGTTATGTTCACAGGTTTTAGTGAATTGTGTCATAAAAAGCATGAAATCACTGAAGCTTCGTATGTGTAAATTATGAGATGTTTTAGGAACAACAaattttattcatgtattagtagtcaaattattttttttggacGATGAAGCAGATAAACGTGTTTTCTATTGTGCTTTACTGGACTCTACTGTGTAAAGCTTCTGTTTCACAAACTTTTAGAAGTGAAATCAAAGGctgaataaaaatgattttatctATTTCGTGActcttaaattaaaaacaggctGTCGCCGTGCGCTTGCGCAGTTGAACATTGGTAATCTATAGAAAAGAACCGGATGTTGCAATGTTTCTTTCAAAGTAAGTCCCCCCTCAGTAAAGAGCTGAGAATAGTTTGTTTCCAACGTTCATTAActagttttttttctcaggttaattttaattttaattaaattttaagtttaaatcaCCGTCATCATCaagtttttatcttttgtttttgacgTTGCTTTTTCTTTACCTATATATGTGCAGGTGAACGGTAAAAACATTGATGAACTTGaagatgaaatgttttaaatacattaacaaCTTGTTAAcagtaatgaataaataaagtgtaaTGGTTTCGTTTAATCTACCAGTCgttttttgaattattttttctgttcagttcagtttctcaTCCTTCCTTTCCACAGTAAATGTGAAGTTTCCGTTTCAGTGAGAAACTAATGACTAGGAGTAGAAATTGAGTATCGAAAcagtttatttgttatttgttgttgtttgtgttataCCACGTTATCTTTGACGGAGAttagacttttattgtgaaaggaGCGAACAGGAGGGGACGAAGCTGTTGTCCTCGGTGATCAGGGCGCGAGCTTACCGGTGATGCGCAGCTCGTGAAACCGAAGGAAAAAACATCTGATCAATAATCGAAGATCAGCAGCAGGTCAGTGATTAcaattttctgtttgtttacatcatCACATCAGCTGTTTATCACATTACATTGTCAGCTGTTTGTCAGGCGATTACGTCATAGATGAACCGTATTCTACAtctctgatgtttgttttatttgtatttttattacttttctaTTCTCAGTCTTTGATGCTGAAACCTGTTAATAACTGGAATTGTGACACAGTATCAGTGCCCATCTCATCCAACAGACGACGCCAAGACCATGACTTCCTCCATCCACCTTTCCCTGGTCGTCATCCTCGTCCTCCTGTGTCCGGTCTTCTCTGAATCCATCGACCCATCTGTGCAGGACTTAATCAGCAGAAATGCGGACTTTGCTGCCCGATTGTACCGCACTGTTGCCAGCCAGACTGACGACAATATCTTCCTGTCCCCATTTATGGTGTCTGCTGGACTTATGGCCCTACTGAACATGACCAGTGGGGAAACCCGggaccagctgcagcagggaCTCACCCTGACTGGACTGGAGCCCCAGGATCTTCCAGGTATGGCCAGGGTCAAAGGGTTGGTGTCGGGGAGCAGATTTGGATTTCAGATAGTGTTTAGGTTTTAATTTTGACTCTGCTATTCTAAGATCTGTTTCAGACTCTGAGGACTGTAGTCCTGCAGGGGGATGGGACCAAAAATCTGCAACAAAGCATGAATGTCTTCCCTGCCAGCAACTTTGAAGTGCCACCATCCTACAGGGACCTGGTCCAGACAAAGTTTGGGGGGAATATCCAGACTCTGGCCTACACAGCACCCCAGGATGCCGTCAGCACCATCAACCACTTAGTCCAGGAGCAGACCAGAGACAAAGTCCAGGACCTAGTGAACAACGTGAATGCTCAGACCCAGCTGCTGCTCGTCATTGCCGCCTCCTACCAGAGTATGTATCTATCCCCTGTTAGAGGGTGGGTTATCTAACACAGACTGTGGCTAACACCTCAGCTGCTCTGAGACCAGGACCAATCAAGTTCCTCACATAAAGACTTGACCAAATCAGTCAGACACCACCTTTATTCTGGACTAGATATGCCCCTACAGGATGGTCAGAATAAAGTTTAATCTGTCTATGTTGTGTTCTAATaaagattttctgtttctgtttcagccCTGTTCAGCCCATCTTTCAACTTGTCACTCTCTCAGGATGAACGTTTCTATGTGGACAGGTACCACGTGGTCATGGTTCCCATGATGTTCAGGGCTGATAAGTACTTTCTGGCATATGACCGCTTGCTGAAGGCTGGCGTGTTGAAGCTGCCCATGGCAGGTGGGATGGCCATGTTGGTGGTTCTGCCTGATGAAGGCGTTGATGTCACTGCAGTTGAAGAGGAAGTCACAGCAGAGAAGATCCAGGCCTGGATCAGACAGCTCAAAAAAACGTGAGACAGTTTCCTAAAGTATATATAAGTCTACAGACAGCAGGAGTCACACAGGTATACAATCGACAAGCCAACAGGATAATTAGCTAATCAGCTAACAAACACTGCATCTATTGTTGGCATTTTTCGATGTACAGGCAGCTCCTTAGTATCTATGGAAGGTATCAAGGGAGAGCGAGTCCATGTGAAAGCTGATCCCCcattttgtattgatgttactTAGCGGAGTCTACAGCCACGGCTCAGCACGTAGTTAAGTAAGGAGGGAGAGCAGCTCTGTAGTCCGTATGTCTGGGAGACTGTTGCTAGCTTTGGTTGATGCTGgactgtatttttattcttcagtaGGGGAGATTCACGCAGCGCAGTAATCGACCACGGTtttaatgataattaaaatgtgaaatggtAATAATAACCACTGCAGATTTTACCGTGGTTTACCATGTACACACAATATGTAAACAATATCAACAGTTTGTTGAGTCTTCTGTTACAAAGATAATAGAATGAAACAGAACCTTCAGGATTTGGCTTATTGACCTTTGCCTTAGACAAATAGTCAGAATTGTTGaacaaaaacatactttttaaaactgctgttttattttgaaaacagaaaGTTAGAGGTGCAGCTCCCTCGCTTCCTGTTGGAGCGTCAGTACTCTCTGAAGGAC from Anabas testudineus chromosome 24, fAnaTes1.2, whole genome shotgun sequence includes these protein-coding regions:
- the xrcc3 gene encoding DNA repair protein XRCC3, with the protein product MNWDQVELNPRIIAAVRRAKLKSVREVLCISDPDLQRLTGLSHSDVKQLLIVASTACRRHPPTPVILLHHRGESSLRLSVGCPVLDQLLRGGLPVGGVTELSGESGVGKTQLALQLCLSVQYPTEYGGLNSGAVYICTEDSFPVRRLQQLIQEQSTVRSDAPQDLISNLQFSDHVYIEHAADLDSLQVCLSQRVPLLLARGLVRLLVVDSVAALFRSEFQASDWLQRNKQLLTFCSALHHLSREFNTPVLCINQVTDVFSGSDDSLGPHSSNVSPALGLVWANQVMVRLMMRRLQGMIFHGDQSSAPRRLEVVFAPHLAQDGRDAGIWREGVQGVSS
- the LOC113149162 gene encoding protein Z-dependent protease inhibitor-like, yielding MTSSIHLSLVVILVLLCPVFSESIDPSVQDLISRNADFAARLYRTVASQTDDNIFLSPFMVSAGLMALLNMTSGETRDQLQQGLTLTGLEPQDLPDLFQTLRTVVLQGDGTKNLQQSMNVFPASNFEVPPSYRDLVQTKFGGNIQTLAYTAPQDAVSTINHLVQEQTRDKVQDLVNNVNAQTQLLLVIAASYQTLFSPSFNLSLSQDERFYVDRYHVVMVPMMFRADKYFLAYDRLLKAGVLKLPMAGGMAMLVVLPDEGVDVTAVEEEVTAEKIQAWIRQLKKTKLEVQLPRFLLERQYSLKDVLQKLGVTQVFQDDAEILNLGGANAPKLNQVFHKSVVSVNEHSDDLNTVGGVMFSALPPRLTINRPFLFIIYQQNSGSLLFLGRVADPTKK